A genome region from Triticum aestivum cultivar Chinese Spring chromosome 2B, IWGSC CS RefSeq v2.1, whole genome shotgun sequence includes the following:
- the LOC123042694 gene encoding uncharacterized protein isoform X1, with product MGLFEAKLVAAVFSSGTGKWRAFSSELLLGFLLWSWMDLFMSRHYAHGCFYWVSGSIEKLLVLDIQRMEFSMADHPPCARASSDDVAIVEAGQGMIRMFGPKHDTSRLKYNVWRNNAGISTQWQMEERTFSLDSRSLLTGAVGRHLLLYQCGSSSVQTGGFTLDVDTSQVERVCASFPAPSHVYCNFPPSLLSSPTVSSGARHADVQGAGESVPVPEVQEAGPGGAQGTVLPVVVQVSNHLFVVVNDAEARRAVARERRTGTHHAADVQGAGSAVPVPQVEEADPGDVQGPALAAAARAPNPLLAVDSDAGGAGAGPVGGAGAGSRAREGARGDKEPE from the exons ATGGGGCTGTTTGAAGCTAAGCTAGTGGCCGCTGTCTTCTCTTCCGGCACAGGGAAATGGCGAGCCTTTTCAAGCGAGTTGTTGCTGGGCTTCCTGTTATGGTCGTGGATGGATCTCTTCATGTCGCGCCATTATGCACATGGTTGCTTCTACTGGGTTTCAGGTTCAATTGAAAAGTTGCTAGTGCTTGACATTCAGAGGATGGAGTTCTCCATGGCTGACCACCCACCCTGTGCCAGAGCTTCGAGCGATGATGTGGCCATCGTGGAGGCAGGCCAAGGCATGATTCGGATGTTTGGGCCTAAACACGACACATCTCGCCTTAAATATAACGTTTGGCGAAACAATGCTGGGATTTCTACCCAGTGGCAGATGGAGGAGAGGACGTTCTCGCTGGATTCTAGGTCCTTGCTCACGGGTGCGGTGGGGAGGCACTTGCTCCTGTATCAGTGTGGAAGCTCGTCGGTCCAGACAGGTGGTTTCACGCTCGACGTCGACACATCCCAGGTTGAGAGGGTGTGTGCTTCATTTCCCGCACCGTCACACGTATATTGCAACTTCCCACCATCGTTATTATCGTCACCGACAGTGTCAAGTG GCGCACGCCATGCTGACGTCCAGGGAGCTGGGGAATCTGTGCCAGTGCCTGAAGTACAGGAAGCTGGCCCTGGGGGCGCGCAAGGAACTGTCCTCCCAGTGGTCGTTCAAGTTTCAAACCACTTGTTCGTCGTCGTCAACGATGCCGAGGCGCGTCGTGCTGTGGCGAGGGAAAGGAGGACAG GCACACACCATGCTGCTGATGTCCAGGGAGCGGGGAGCGCTGTGCCGGTGCCCCAAGTGGAAGAAGCTGACCCTGGAGACGTGCAAGGACCTGCCCTTGCAGCGGCCGCTCGAGCCCCAAACCCCTTGCTCGCCGTCGACAGTGATGCCGGCGGCGCTGGGGCTGGACCTGTGGGGGGTGCAGGGGCTGGTAGCCGAGCTAGAGAGGGCGCACGAGGAGACAAGGAGCCAGAGTAG
- the LOC123042694 gene encoding uncharacterized protein isoform X2, whose protein sequence is MASLAIPDELLVDIFLRLPTPEDLIRASAACVSFRRLVADRSFLRRFRKIHPPPLLGFLDSGRHLFHPAVPPHPSAPAASAVALAADFSFAFLPAPARDWSVREVRDGRVLLDRPRRHDSVDGFGALFKEMVVCDPLHRQYLLLPQSPMT, encoded by the coding sequence ATGGCCTCGCTGGCGATCCCCGACGAGCTACTAGTGGACATTTTCCTCCGCCTCCCCACCCCAGAGGACCTCAtccgcgcctccgccgcctgcgTCTCcttccgccgcctcgtcgccgaccGCTCCTTCCTCCGGCGCTTCCGCAAGATCCACCCCCcgcccctcctcggcttcctcgACTCAGGTCGGCACCTCTTCCACCCCGCCGTGCCGCCTCACCCCTCCGCGCCGGCGGCcagcgccgtcgccctcgccgccgacTTCTCCTTCGCCTTCCTCCCCGCCCCCGCCCGGGACTGGTCCGTGCGGGAAGTCCGCGACGGCCGCGTCCTCCTCGACAGACCCCGCCGCCACGACTCCGTCGATGGGTTCGGAGCCCTCTTCAAGGAGATGGTGGTGTGCGACCCCTTGCACCGGCAGTATCTCCTGCTCCCCCAATCCCCGATGACCTAG